The Rhizophagus irregularis chromosome 12, complete sequence sequence ATCCCGATGACTTGTACTTAAAACGTTTTCAAAGGGCTTTATGATATAGTGAAATAGTTTCTGTTggatatgtataataaaatagtaaattctcTTTTCAAGCGATGCCATACTATATACAATCAAAACTTGGGATTAAAGAAACTACAAAATTGTGCGTTCAATACTTTTGGTGTGGATTTAAAGATGCTTTTGCTTGGCCTTCAAGTCTGATCACTATATACGGGTATATACAGTTATTACGGATCTGCTTCGTTTTACCTTGTAttcaataacaatatttttattatttgataaaggTCAGAAACGATCCGAAATCGCACAcgaaattgttttattttaaatggaCTTATCTTTTTAGgcagcatatttttttttaaccacaTTACAATACCTACTTTACACTTCTTTTTtggaaaaactttttttatctcGTTAAACCAAAGAAACAACAGCGGCGATGTTATACATTCACCATTTCtaacaaatatattagatACTATTATAGCATTAACATATCAACTTTTTTGGGTATATCCGATTTTTCTACTTAGTTTCGTGTTAAACGCTGTATGGTATCAAGAAATAGCGGATCGTGCTTATCAACTACAATTCGGACAACCAGTAAATTCacattttacatataatcGAATGCTTCGGCTTATGGCTGATGAAATATATCGAgcgattttatttatgaattatttggTTTTTGCTACAATAATACATATTATACCTTTTATTGGACcaattatttctttcatatCCTTTTGCTGGATCTACGCTTATTATAGCTTTGAGTAAGTAACATTTAATATTCGAAGAAAAAatcgaaatattattaaatgactttaatatttatacatagATACAAATGGATAAATAAGGGGTGGAAGTTGGAAAAACGAATCGAATATTTTGAAGAAAGGTGGGCTTACTTTGCTGGATTCGGGTTCACTTTTACGGTGATAACATTTTTTGTTGATCAATTTTTAAGTGCAGGCGTATTTGCACTCTTTTTTCCACttgtaagttttatttttgatttgcttttttttttattatttttccgacatttttcttaatttataaaatataattttttgggCAAAAGTACATAATCATGGCTAACAATGCACTTCCAATGCCGAGACAAAATGAACGAACGCGATTTTCGTCATTCATTCCTTATAGATTACCAGTGTTTTGGGTGGCAAGAAAATTTaacgataaaataataactagtTTTACTGCTAGTAAATTATCacgagaaaaaaagaataaaaacattaatgaATAGGGAATATCTTTTATCATTAGACTTTTATcaatttgtattaaaattaatatataatttgtgaCTTTACATTAGTCAAACTACAAtgatgagaaaaaaaagatagttTAGATTagattaataatgataaagtgAATAAAACATTTCGAATTTTTTCTCTTACTTGAGATAAATATGATTCAGCAACTATACGAGCACGAGCATTTAAACTTAATTTCATTTCACTAATCTCTTTATCAACTTCTTccataaattgaataataaaatcaaccAACTTGTGTTTGTACATTTGTTCCGTGTGAGAATTGGTAATTAAAAAGCTAATACTAtatccctaaaaaaaaaaaagtttttttttaaaaaaaaaaagaaatcatgaagaaataaagttaatcttttaatttttattcttacaTCAATTGGCTTTCTTCTtagaattatgaaattttctgCTCTAAGCATCATAAATCTAGTAAATTTCTTACATAGAATTGTTTCAATTTCATCGGCTTGCTTAATCCTGATACTAATACGAATTGAATTAACAGAAGGCTCTATCATAACTTTCTCATTTTCATTTCTACTAATTATTAAAGGATTCATTACTACTTCCGATGATGATctatgaagtaaaaaaaaagtgaattagattaacaaaaaaaatttcttataacatatatttttataaatacctTGCTTCAACTTCGGGCTTATTATGCCTTTCTACAACTTgggaagaaaaattttctaaacaaAGTGCAGCTGTCAAAGTAGATCTGACTGCTGCTAAATATGGACGTAAAGTGTTCGACTACATATCGTAAAtgacaaaaaaagtttttgaataaaaaatataaatttgaccATTCACAGTAGGTGGACTCAGGAAGAGTCACAACTTCACATAAACATTCTGGAATTAAAAGCGattctaaatatcaaaaaaaacataCCATAAtgtactataaaaaaaaaaagttttaggGTGATACTATGTTGACGGGTTCATAAGACGATATCAATTTCGGGTGGTAATATTAGGGATGCAGTAGATACCAAATCGGTAAAAAAAGCGCGTGAATTTAATACTTCTTTctactatataaattatctaattttaattttttgttaaaaacagAGGAAGTTTtaaagagtaaaaaaaaaatattgcaacgTAACATCATTGGTGACAAGGTTGTCAATCAGGCACAAATATTGttagtaattttttctaatagatGGCCTAAATACGTCATTTAATCATCGGGTGGCTGATAGATCTTAAGTTGCGAAATTGTGAACAAAAATTAAGTTGTTTTTAAATTCTGAATATAGAGATAATGTTAACGCGTCTTTTATCTTATTCAATATCCATATTCTCGAGACCTAGCCTGCGATACTTTACAAACCATGTTTCTTTACACCGACAAATTACTCATAATGTAAAGGAAAATAATCCTCTAACCAAAGGAAATAATACGAATTGCAACCCAAACCCAAATtctattaa is a genomic window containing:
- a CDS encoding Actin- protein 2/3 complex subunit 4, which encodes MSNTLRPYLAAVRSTLTAALCLENFSSQVVERHNKPEVEARSSSEVVMNPLIISRNENEKVMIEPSVNSIRISIRIKQADEIETILCKKFTRFMMLRAENFIILRRKPIDGYSISFLITNSHTEQMYKHKLVDFIIQFMEEVDKEISEMKLSLNARARIVAESYLSQFD